A stretch of Rhinopithecus roxellana isolate Shanxi Qingling chromosome 12, ASM756505v1, whole genome shotgun sequence DNA encodes these proteins:
- the KLK14 gene encoding kallikrein-14, with amino-acid sequence MSLRVLGSGTWPSAPKMFLLLTALQVLAIDMTRSQEDENKIIGGYTCTRSSQPWQAALLAGPGRRFLCGGALLSDQWVITAAHCGRPILQVALGKHNLRRWEATQQVLRVVRQVTHPNYNSRTHENDLMLLRLQQPARIGRAVRPIEVAQACASSGTSCRVSGWGTISSPIARYPASLQCVNINISPDEVCQKAYSKAITPGMVCAGVPQGGKDSCQGDSGGPLVCRGQLQGLVSWGMERCALPGYPGVYTNLCKYRSWIEETMRHK; translated from the exons ATGTCGCTGAGGGTCTTGGGCTCTGG AACCTGGCCCTCAGCCCCTAAAATGTTCCTCCTGCTGACAGCACTTCAAGTCCTGGCTATAG ACATGACACGGAGCCAAGAGGATGAGAACAAGATAATTGGTGGCTATACATGCACCCGGAGCTCCCAGCCGTGGCAGGCGGCCCTGCTGGCAGGTCCCGGGCGCCGCTTCCTCTGCGGAGGTGCCCTGCTTTCAGATCAGTGGGTCATCACTGCTGCTCACTGCGGCCGCCC GATTCTTCAGGTCGCCCTGGGTAAACACAACCTGAGGAGGTGGGAGGCCACCCAGCAGGTGCTGCGCGTGGTTCGCCAGGTGACGCACCCCAACTACAACTCCCGGACCCACGAAAACGACCTCATGCTGCTGCGGCTCCAGCAGCCCGCGCGGATCGGGAGGGCAGTGAGGCCCATTGAGGTCGCCCAGGCCTGTGCCAGCTCCGGGACCTCCTGCCGAGTGTCAGGCTGGGGAACTATATCCAGCCCCATCG CCAGGTACCCCGCCTCTCTGCAATGTGTGAACATCAACATCTCACCGGATGAGGTGTGCCAGAAGGCCTATTCtaaagccatcacacctggcatgGTCTGTGCAGGAGTTCCCCAGGGCGGGAAGGACTCTTGTCAG GGTGACTCTGGGGGACCCCTGGTGTGCAGAGGACAGCTCCAGGGGCTTGTGTCTTGGGGAATGGAGCGCTGCGCCCTGCCTGGCTACCCTGGTGTCTACACCAACCTGTGCAAGTACCGAAGCTGGATTGAGGAAACGATGCGGCACAAATGA
- the CTU1 gene encoding cytoplasmic tRNA 2-thiolation protein 1, which produces MPAPPCASCHASRAALRRPRSGQALCGACFCAAFEAEVLHTVLAGRLLPPGAVVAVGASGGKDSTVLAHVLRALTPRLGISLQLVAVDEGIGGYRDAALAAVRRQAARWELPLTVVAYEDLFGGWTMDAVARSTAGSGRSRSCCTFCGVLRRRALEEGARRVGATHIVTGHNADDMAETVLMNFLRGDAGRLARGGGLGSPGEGGALPRCRPLQFASQKEVVLYAHFRRLDYFSEECVYAPEAFRGHARDLLKRLEAARPSAVLDLVHSAERLALAPAARPPRPGACSRCGALASRALCQACVLLDGLNRGRPRLAIGKGRRGLDEEATPGTPGDPARVPTSKAIPTF; this is translated from the exons ATGCCCGCCCCGCCGTGCGCCTCCTGCCATGCCTCACGCGCCGCCCTCCGCCGTCCGCGCTCGGGCCAAGCGCTGTGCGGTGCCTGCTTCTGCGCCGCCTTCGAGGCCGAGGTGCTGCACACGGTGCTCGCCGGCCGCCTGctgccgccgggcgcggtggtggcgGTGGGCGCCTCGGGCGGCAAGGACTCCACGGTGCTGGCACATGTGCTGCGTGCGCTGACGCCGCGCCTGGGCATCTCACTGCAGCTCGTAGCCGTCGACGAGGGCATCGGTGGCTACCGGGACGCGGCGCTGGCGGCCGTGCGGCGCCAGGCGGCGCGTTGGGAGCTGCCGCTCACGGTCGTGGCCTACGAAGACCTCTTCGGGGGCTGGACGATGGACGCCGTGGCCCGCAGCACAGCCGGCTCCGGCCGCAGCCGCTCCTGCTGCACCTTCTGTGGAGTGCTGCGGCGCCGGGCGCTGGAGGAAGGGGCGCGCCGCGTGGGAGCCACGCACATCGTGACAG GTCACAACGCCGACGACATGGCGGAGACCGTGCTCATGAACTTCCTGCGGGGCGACGCGGGGCGGCTGGCCCGGGGCGGGGGCCTGGGCTCTCCAGGCGAAGGGGGCGCCCTGCCGCGGTGCCGCCCGCTGCAGTTCGCCTCGCAGAAGGAGGTGGTGCTGTACGCGCACTTCCGCCGCCTCGACTACTTCTCCGAGGAGTGCGTCTATGCGCCCGAGGCCTTCCGTGGTCACGCCCGGGACCTGCTCAAGCGCCTGGAGGCGGCGCGGCCATCGGCGGTGCTGGACCTCGTGCACTCGGCCGAGCGCCTGGCGCTGGCCCCAGCCGCGCGGCCTCCACGCCCCGGCGCCTGCTCCCGCTGTGGGGCCCTGGCCAGCCGCGCGCTCTGCCAGGCCTGCGTACTCCTGGACGGGCTGAACCGCGGCCGGCCCCGCCTGGCCATCGGCAAGGGTCGCCGGGGGCTGGACGAGGAGGCGACGCCGGGGACACCCGGGGATCCGGCCCGGGTCCCCACCTCCAAGGCCATCCCCACCTTCTAG